From Variovorax sp. J2L1-78, the proteins below share one genomic window:
- a CDS encoding TRAP transporter small permease, with protein sequence MQEKANGPAGVTRWVLDASDGVLRCERHLLTGLMGLLIVLVMLNVVTRYGGIPLYWVDEASVYCVVWLTFIGASAMTRLRLDFAVTLLTDKLGARAVRIAKAAASGGVLALGLALLAMCWIYMDPVGLARYGFDAKEFAAESFNFLYTERTQTLNWPVWAIQLILPIFSVTLSVHALSNLIEDLGLQPKRSHAEFNIANADVVN encoded by the coding sequence ATGCAAGAAAAAGCCAACGGACCGGCGGGCGTCACCCGCTGGGTGCTCGACGCGTCGGACGGCGTGCTGCGCTGCGAACGCCATCTGCTCACCGGCCTCATGGGCCTGCTCATCGTGCTGGTCATGCTGAACGTGGTGACGCGCTACGGCGGCATTCCGCTGTACTGGGTCGACGAGGCCTCGGTGTACTGCGTGGTCTGGCTGACTTTCATCGGCGCCTCGGCCATGACACGGCTGCGGCTCGATTTCGCGGTCACGCTCCTGACCGACAAGCTGGGCGCCAGGGCCGTGCGCATCGCCAAGGCCGCGGCCTCGGGCGGCGTGCTGGCGCTCGGCCTGGCGCTGCTCGCGATGTGCTGGATCTACATGGACCCGGTGGGCCTCGCGCGCTACGGCTTCGATGCGAAGGAGTTCGCCGCGGAGTCCTTCAACTTCCTCTACACCGAGCGCACGCAGACACTCAACTGGCCGGTCTGGGCGATCCAGCTGATCCTGCCGATCTTCTCGGTGACGTTGAGCGTGCATGCGCTGTCGAACCTGATCGAAGACCTCGGCCTGCAGCCCAAGCGCAGCCATGCCGAATTCAACATCGCCAACGCGGACGTGGTGAACTGA
- a CDS encoding AAA family ATPase, with amino-acid sequence MYFTPKQIVQSIQALAGVHSFHGITFVACKIAGLPVGKETVFPLDAHTDSFLKQHHRLDPGSDWFFQPFKSADREKKWVRPDYSAKGLQSVNTRSFLGAFIHPHNSRIWSWAEDYVSFLASKLPKGQRIPAFDLAVWLYRERDWPEDAVLDDVVTTFVQDYSITSSELASLFDPVVPLERIEEVFQDDVSTWEDLRELLPAPPDARPDEGGTLSYLATKGLGPAHEFILQPADRLSLITGDNGLGKSFLLEAAWWALTGTWAGRPSYPNPGRKNSDVAIAFAISGEKAKATKKTIAFDWKTLSWPMPKERPTIAGLIVYARVDGSFAVWDPARQSLPSNHSLKEGKTVFSSKEVWDGLPGRIEGLVRDWVRWQSNPQGEQFKSFELVLAKLSPPDLGRLRPGPTVRIPDDPRDIPTLIHPYGETPIVYASAGVRRIVTLAYLIVWAWHEHLIAADMAQAAPQRRMVVLVDELEAHLHPKWQRSFLPALMELSGLLAPTLKAQYIVATHSPLVMASSESVFDATTDKLFHLDLEVSQEVSLKEVEYVAFGDVSSWLTSPVFELRHARSNEGESAIEAAKSIQLKGTGTASEIRAVHERLKLHIASDDRFWPRWVAFAERFGVAD; translated from the coding sequence ATGTACTTCACCCCAAAACAGATTGTACAGTCTATTCAGGCGCTTGCTGGGGTTCACTCCTTCCACGGGATCACGTTCGTCGCTTGCAAGATTGCGGGCTTGCCTGTGGGAAAAGAGACGGTGTTTCCGCTCGATGCGCATACAGATTCTTTTTTGAAGCAGCATCATCGCCTTGACCCGGGATCAGACTGGTTCTTTCAGCCGTTCAAGTCAGCCGACCGTGAGAAAAAATGGGTACGGCCCGACTATTCCGCGAAAGGACTTCAGTCGGTTAACACGCGAAGCTTCCTCGGAGCGTTCATACACCCTCATAATTCTCGCATTTGGTCTTGGGCTGAAGACTATGTTTCGTTTCTTGCTAGCAAGCTTCCTAAGGGCCAGCGCATTCCTGCCTTTGATCTCGCCGTTTGGCTATATCGGGAACGGGACTGGCCGGAGGACGCAGTGCTCGACGATGTCGTTACGACATTCGTTCAGGACTACTCAATAACGTCTTCCGAGCTTGCGAGCCTTTTTGACCCGGTTGTTCCCCTCGAACGCATCGAGGAAGTGTTTCAGGACGATGTTTCCACTTGGGAAGACTTGCGTGAACTTCTCCCTGCGCCCCCTGACGCTCGGCCGGACGAGGGCGGCACTCTATCTTATCTTGCTACTAAAGGGCTTGGGCCTGCTCATGAATTTATATTGCAGCCGGCTGATCGCCTTAGTTTGATAACTGGGGATAACGGCTTAGGAAAGTCATTTTTGCTAGAAGCCGCTTGGTGGGCGCTTACCGGGACTTGGGCCGGGCGACCGTCCTATCCCAATCCCGGGCGAAAGAATTCGGACGTTGCCATTGCGTTTGCCATTTCCGGAGAAAAAGCAAAAGCTACTAAAAAGACCATTGCCTTTGACTGGAAAACCCTAAGTTGGCCGATGCCAAAGGAACGGCCCACCATAGCAGGACTGATAGTGTATGCGCGCGTCGATGGGTCGTTTGCTGTGTGGGACCCTGCGCGCCAGTCGTTGCCAAGCAATCACTCCCTCAAAGAGGGGAAAACGGTTTTTTCTAGCAAGGAAGTTTGGGACGGCTTGCCCGGGCGTATTGAAGGCTTGGTAAGAGATTGGGTTAGGTGGCAAAGTAATCCACAAGGAGAACAGTTCAAGAGTTTTGAACTAGTGCTTGCCAAGCTGTCACCGCCTGATCTAGGTAGGCTTCGGCCCGGACCAACTGTGCGAATTCCAGATGATCCTCGCGATATTCCCACCCTTATCCATCCGTATGGCGAAACCCCTATCGTCTATGCGTCCGCTGGTGTACGGCGTATCGTGACTTTAGCCTACTTAATAGTTTGGGCTTGGCATGAGCATTTGATCGCTGCTGACATGGCGCAGGCAGCCCCTCAGCGACGCATGGTGGTTCTTGTTGATGAGTTGGAGGCTCATCTGCATCCAAAATGGCAGCGGTCATTCTTGCCGGCGCTTATGGAATTGAGTGGTTTACTTGCCCCGACTCTAAAGGCGCAATACATAGTAGCCACGCACTCACCTTTAGTAATGGCTTCATCGGAAAGCGTCTTTGACGCAACGACTGACAAGTTGTTTCACCTTGATTTGGAAGTGAGTCAAGAGGTGTCGCTAAAAGAGGTTGAGTACGTTGCGTTCGGCGATGTCTCTTCGTGGCTCACCTCCCCCGTTTTCGAGTTGCGCCACGCACGGTCGAATGAGGGTGAGAGTGCGATTGAAGCTGCAAAATCGATTCAATTGAAAGGCACAGGGACCGCAAGCGAAATTCGAGCCGTCCACGAGCGACTTAAGCTGCACATTGCTTCGGATGACCGCTTTTGGCCGCGCTGGGTGGCGTTTGCAGAGCGGTTTGGAGTCGCAGATTGA
- a CDS encoding replication initiation protein: protein MNQKLQDFYNHFNTAVLTTNDFAEGTRYRKRAKVDQFAYCGLNPMYRPYLSLDLDFPGAARRFEELHVPVPTIVTTNRANGHCHYLYRLVTPVAYHGKARSQTQDYFEALQDEMTRRLGADATFTHTLTKNPLHDRWIAETFPPEYHLSDVA from the coding sequence ATGAACCAGAAACTCCAGGACTTCTACAACCACTTCAACACGGCCGTTCTCACCACGAACGACTTCGCCGAAGGCACCCGCTACCGTAAGCGCGCGAAGGTCGACCAGTTCGCCTATTGCGGGCTGAATCCGATGTACAGGCCCTACCTGAGCCTGGACTTGGACTTCCCCGGTGCCGCACGTCGTTTTGAAGAGCTGCATGTGCCCGTGCCGACCATCGTCACCACCAACCGGGCGAATGGGCACTGCCACTACCTCTATCGTCTCGTCACGCCTGTCGCGTACCACGGCAAGGCCAGAAGCCAGACCCAGGACTACTTTGAGGCCCTGCAAGATGAGATGACCCGGCGCCTCGGTGCCGATGCAACCTTCACCCACACCCTCACAAAAAACCCGCTGCATGACCGCTGGATCGCGGAAACGTTCCCACCCGAATACCACCTGAGCGACGTCGCCTAG
- a CDS encoding GntR family transcriptional regulator — protein sequence MPAAVTSSPGGAPRRRAADMAYDAIETLIVTLQLEPGSPVVEAEIAERTGLGRTPVREALLRMTSVGLIDQQPRRGLLVSGIDLADHLDVVQTRRVLETLIASCSARRATAAERKDIVRCAEKMVKAAARGHLDDYMAADHELDRVNHRASRNQSAVMGVAPLIVQCRRFWYAYQHEGDIVEAADAHMELAQGIATGDEAAAVAGANRLLDYLERFARRVIDN from the coding sequence ATGCCTGCTGCAGTTACGTCTTCCCCGGGTGGTGCGCCCCGGCGCCGCGCCGCCGACATGGCCTACGACGCGATCGAAACGCTCATCGTCACTTTGCAGCTGGAGCCCGGCAGCCCGGTGGTCGAAGCCGAGATCGCCGAACGCACCGGCCTCGGCCGCACCCCCGTGCGCGAAGCGCTGCTGCGCATGACCTCGGTCGGGCTGATCGACCAGCAGCCGCGGCGGGGCCTGCTGGTGTCGGGCATCGACCTGGCCGACCACCTCGACGTGGTCCAGACGCGGCGCGTGCTCGAAACGCTCATCGCGTCCTGTTCGGCGCGCCGTGCCACGGCGGCGGAGCGCAAGGACATCGTGCGTTGCGCCGAGAAGATGGTGAAGGCCGCCGCGCGCGGCCACCTCGACGACTACATGGCGGCCGACCACGAGCTCGACCGCGTCAACCACCGGGCCAGCCGCAACCAGTCGGCCGTGATGGGCGTCGCACCGCTCATCGTGCAGTGCCGGCGCTTCTGGTACGCCTACCAGCACGAGGGCGACATCGTCGAGGCCGCCGACGCGCACATGGAACTGGCCCAGGGCATCGCCACCGGCGACGAAGCCGCGGCCGTGGCCGGCGCCAACCGGCTGCTCGACTACCTGGAACGCTTCGCGCGGCGGGTTATCGACAACTGA
- a CDS encoding dihydrodipicolinate synthase family protein codes for MSNPRWQGIFPAVTTKFHADESIDAEGTARHIDFQIRNGIHGLVTCGSLGEASTLSLEEKLQVAKIALEAADGRIPVLANVSETSTREALRYIDGGNKVGVAGYMVMPSVIYVADAREAMANVRAMAKAAQKPLMVYNNPVAYRVDLKPEHMLELADCEWLVAVKESTDNIRRITDLRNLLGDRYQIFCGVDDLAYEAMALGADGLLAGVGCAFPRETVALYDLMKAGQFAEALKLYQWMTPMLHLDVSTKLVQNLKLIDLLVGVGTEHMRRPRLPLIGEERAFIEGVVKKALATRPAKYQSVA; via the coding sequence ATGAGCAATCCCCGCTGGCAAGGCATCTTCCCCGCCGTCACCACCAAGTTCCACGCCGACGAGAGCATCGACGCCGAAGGCACGGCCCGGCACATCGACTTCCAGATCCGCAACGGCATCCACGGCCTGGTGACTTGCGGCTCGCTGGGCGAAGCCAGCACGCTGAGCCTCGAAGAGAAGCTGCAGGTCGCCAAGATCGCCCTCGAAGCCGCCGACGGCCGCATCCCGGTGCTGGCCAACGTGTCGGAAACCAGCACCCGCGAGGCGCTGCGCTACATCGACGGCGGCAACAAGGTGGGTGTGGCCGGCTACATGGTGATGCCTTCGGTCATCTACGTGGCCGATGCGCGCGAGGCGATGGCCAACGTGCGCGCCATGGCCAAGGCGGCGCAGAAGCCGCTGATGGTCTACAACAACCCGGTCGCCTACCGCGTCGACCTCAAGCCCGAGCACATGCTGGAACTGGCCGACTGCGAATGGCTCGTCGCCGTCAAGGAAAGCACGGACAACATCCGCCGCATCACCGACCTGCGCAACCTGCTGGGCGACCGCTACCAGATCTTCTGCGGCGTGGACGACCTGGCCTACGAAGCGATGGCGCTCGGCGCCGACGGCCTGCTGGCCGGCGTGGGCTGCGCGTTCCCGCGCGAAACCGTGGCGCTGTACGACCTGATGAAGGCCGGCCAGTTCGCCGAGGCGCTGAAGCTCTACCAGTGGATGACGCCCATGCTGCATCTGGACGTGTCGACCAAGCTGGTGCAGAACCTGAAGCTCATCGACCTGCTGGTCGGCGTGGGCACCGAGCACATGCGCCGCCCGCGCCTTCCGCTGATCGGCGAGGAACGCGCCTTCATCGAAGGCGTGGTCAAGAAGGCACTGGCCACGCGCCCGGCCAAGTACCAGTCGGTCGCCTGA
- a CDS encoding phytanoyl-CoA dioxygenase family protein: MIELKTPRGLAVSVPETEAEDPSEKFSVDDVEGFRNYYRENGYAIVKGLLTREQCSKIRQLWETEVKPFDGFMYRQATAKVERHEKNDKGWIMNPILNLQSVDPGNFPQFRSYATTSILGDERLAGAFESLLEDTPKIVQSMYFEGNSATWEHQDSYYLDSETIGEMAAAWIAVEDISPKAGRFFICPGSHKIKLDDHALYNNIAENHEGYILSVVKKIKEDKLPIRAPVLNQGDVLFWNAWTIHGSLDSQDATHSRSSITCHAIPNKKKFLQLQTRTFDLPTEKVNRAYMFKPKDLKKPKNRLVFFIESHFPGAFYWLKKRAIIYMVKRKHRMA, encoded by the coding sequence GTGATTGAACTGAAAACACCGCGGGGCCTGGCCGTGTCCGTGCCCGAAACGGAGGCGGAAGATCCGTCGGAAAAATTCTCCGTCGACGACGTCGAGGGGTTCCGCAACTACTACCGCGAGAACGGTTACGCGATCGTCAAGGGCCTGCTGACGCGCGAGCAGTGCAGCAAGATCCGCCAGCTGTGGGAGACGGAGGTCAAGCCCTTCGACGGCTTCATGTATCGCCAGGCCACGGCCAAGGTCGAGCGGCACGAGAAGAACGACAAGGGTTGGATCATGAATCCAATCCTGAACCTCCAGAGCGTCGATCCGGGCAACTTCCCGCAGTTCCGCTCCTACGCCACCACCAGCATCCTGGGCGACGAGCGCCTGGCCGGCGCTTTCGAGAGCCTGCTGGAGGACACGCCGAAGATCGTCCAGTCGATGTATTTCGAGGGCAACTCGGCGACCTGGGAGCACCAGGACAGCTACTACCTCGACTCGGAAACCATCGGCGAGATGGCCGCCGCCTGGATCGCGGTGGAAGACATCTCGCCGAAGGCGGGGCGCTTCTTCATCTGCCCCGGCTCGCACAAGATCAAGCTCGACGACCATGCGCTGTACAACAACATCGCCGAGAACCACGAGGGCTACATCCTCTCGGTGGTCAAGAAGATCAAGGAAGACAAGCTGCCGATCCGCGCGCCCGTGCTGAACCAGGGCGACGTGCTGTTCTGGAATGCGTGGACCATCCACGGCTCGCTCGACAGCCAGGACGCGACGCACTCGCGCTCGTCCATCACCTGCCATGCGATCCCGAACAAGAAGAAGTTCCTGCAGCTACAGACGCGCACCTTCGACCTGCCCACCGAGAAGGTCAACCGCGCCTACATGTTCAAGCCGAAGGACCTGAAGAAGCCGAAGAACAGGCTGGTGTTCTTCATCGAGTCGCACTTTCCCGGCGCCTTTTACTGGCTGAAGAAGCGCGCGATCATCTACATGGTCAAGCGCAAGCACCGCATGGCGTGA
- a CDS encoding TRAP transporter large permease, translated as MLTTGFFLLIMLVGVPIGACLCLSGIVFILNSGDTVLFQSFPTQMFGGVDSYSLIAIPLFILIGEIMNGGGITKRLVDLALAFIGSVKGGLAYVNILANMLVSSIIGSATAQVAIMSQIMVPEMEKQGYDKTFAAGLTVYGGMLGPIIPPSVMFVVYSVLAQVAVGDMLIAGIIPGVILTVLFFIVIACMGLIYNYPRTEKRTLKQRLHTVITACPTLLIPIVIVGSILGGFANPTEAAAVGAVAAVLVGRYVTKEFRYGMIPQILLKSAIYSAVVLFLVAAAAVFSWLLIYGKVPQATAAWIQTVAKDPVTFLLLTNVILLVIGTVIDGIPGLIMTVPILLPIATDIYGIDPRHFGVVVVINLVLGLMTPPVGLSFFVASAVTGAKPGKMFIVTMPFFLICCVALVILSLFPSLSLALLK; from the coding sequence ATGCTGACCACCGGATTCTTCCTCCTCATCATGCTGGTCGGCGTGCCAATCGGCGCCTGCCTCTGTTTGTCGGGCATCGTCTTCATCCTGAACTCGGGCGACACGGTGCTGTTCCAGTCCTTCCCGACACAGATGTTCGGCGGGGTCGACAGCTACAGCCTCATCGCGATTCCGCTGTTCATCCTCATCGGCGAGATCATGAACGGCGGGGGCATCACCAAGCGGCTGGTGGACCTCGCGCTGGCCTTCATCGGCTCGGTCAAGGGCGGCCTCGCCTACGTGAACATCCTGGCGAACATGCTGGTGTCGTCGATCATCGGCTCGGCCACGGCGCAGGTCGCGATCATGAGCCAGATCATGGTGCCGGAGATGGAGAAGCAGGGCTACGACAAGACCTTCGCCGCCGGCCTCACGGTGTACGGCGGCATGCTCGGCCCGATCATCCCGCCCTCGGTGATGTTCGTGGTCTACAGCGTGCTCGCGCAGGTGGCGGTGGGCGACATGCTCATCGCCGGGATCATCCCCGGCGTGATCCTCACGGTGCTGTTCTTCATCGTGATCGCCTGCATGGGCCTGATCTACAACTACCCGCGCACCGAGAAGCGCACGCTCAAGCAGCGGCTGCACACCGTGATCACCGCCTGCCCCACGCTGCTGATCCCGATCGTGATCGTCGGCTCCATCCTCGGCGGCTTCGCGAACCCGACCGAAGCGGCGGCCGTCGGCGCCGTGGCCGCGGTGCTGGTGGGCCGCTACGTGACGAAGGAATTCCGCTACGGGATGATTCCTCAGATCCTGCTCAAGTCGGCCATCTACTCGGCCGTGGTGCTGTTCCTGGTGGCAGCGGCTGCGGTGTTCTCGTGGCTGCTCATCTACGGCAAGGTGCCACAGGCCACCGCCGCGTGGATCCAGACCGTGGCAAAGGACCCGGTCACCTTCCTCCTGCTGACCAACGTGATCCTGCTGGTGATCGGCACCGTGATCGACGGCATCCCCGGCCTGATCATGACGGTGCCCATCCTGCTGCCCATCGCCACCGACATCTACGGCATCGACCCGCGCCACTTCGGCGTGGTGGTGGTGATCAACCTGGTGCTCGGCCTCATGACGCCGCCCGTCGGGCTGAGCTTCTTCGTGGCCTCGGCCGTCACCGGCGCCAAGCCCGGAAAGATGTTCATCGTCACGATGCCCTTCTTCCTCATCTGCTGCGTGGCGCTGGTGATCCTGTCGCTGTTCCCGAGCCTGTCGCTCGCCCTCTTGAAGTAG
- a CDS encoding TRAP transporter substrate-binding protein produces the protein MSLSRRQFVQAAAGTAASSALFSPMVRAATAKEFRLGLITPAGHSWNRAAVAFGESLKKATDGRLSVTVFHSGQLGNESAMMQQLQSGALDMGWIQAAELGSRVSSVAAINAPYLVRSTTNVASLVRTPAALKLLDVLPRETGTVGLGWGITGMRVVFATKDISTPTDLKGMKLRINPTPVYRDFYQMLGAAPTPIPTPAVFDAMSNGQVDGLEADIEFSWNARFDKVAKVMLPMNALFMPFAPLVSGRIWQTLDAKDKALITDLVKQSLDAQIKEIVTTELGLIDKFKATNLVIKNDTAFNPAPLIAEFDKIWLPKAPAIAELRKIGATL, from the coding sequence ATGTCCCTCTCCCGTCGCCAGTTCGTCCAGGCCGCGGCCGGCACCGCCGCCTCGTCCGCCCTCTTCTCGCCGATGGTGCGCGCCGCCACGGCCAAGGAATTCCGCCTGGGCCTGATCACCCCGGCCGGCCACTCGTGGAACCGCGCCGCGGTGGCCTTCGGCGAGTCGCTCAAGAAGGCGACCGACGGCCGCCTGAGCGTCACCGTCTTCCATTCGGGCCAGCTCGGCAACGAGTCGGCCATGATGCAGCAGCTGCAGTCGGGCGCGCTCGACATGGGCTGGATCCAGGCCGCCGAGCTGGGCTCGCGCGTTTCCAGCGTGGCCGCTATCAACGCGCCCTACCTGGTGCGCTCGACCACCAACGTCGCATCCCTGGTGCGCACGCCCGCCGCGCTGAAGCTGCTCGACGTGCTGCCGCGCGAGACCGGCACCGTCGGCCTGGGCTGGGGCATCACCGGCATGCGCGTGGTGTTCGCGACCAAGGACATCTCGACGCCGACCGACCTGAAGGGCATGAAGCTGCGCATCAACCCGACGCCGGTCTACCGCGACTTCTATCAGATGCTCGGCGCCGCACCGACGCCCATCCCCACGCCGGCCGTGTTCGATGCGATGTCGAACGGCCAGGTCGACGGGCTGGAAGCCGACATCGAGTTCTCGTGGAACGCGCGCTTCGACAAGGTGGCCAAGGTCATGCTGCCGATGAACGCGCTGTTCATGCCCTTCGCGCCGCTGGTGTCGGGCCGCATCTGGCAGACGCTGGACGCCAAGGACAAGGCGCTGATCACCGACCTGGTGAAGCAGTCGCTCGACGCGCAGATCAAGGAGATCGTGACGACGGAACTCGGTCTGATCGACAAGTTCAAGGCCACCAACCTCGTGATCAAGAACGACACGGCCTTCAACCCCGCGCCGCTGATCGCCGAGTTCGACAAGATCTGGCTGCCCAAGGCGCCGGCCATCGCCGAGCTGCGCAAGATCGGCGCCACGCTCTGA
- a CDS encoding DNA-methyltransferase, whose protein sequence is MTKRKPSPEQLFVATDDPAQTEWHGASSQGAQWSVYQGSSEEILGKLPAASVHCVVTSPPYYWLRDYGVDGQIGLEETVAGYVDSLCRVMDGIKRVLRQDGLLFVNLGDTYYSGKGKSHGTDRKSGKRRFGLRAVDKSGGLGINLQRKSAIGIPWRVALEMAGRGWVLRSPIIWHRENCLPESVADRPTRSYENLFMFAQNRKYFFNKQPLIDQKVEEDMWTIAARPRGNGLDTAPFPDDLVRRCLEIGCPEGGVVLDPFLGSGTTARVAVAMGRPAIGIDLNREFCVYSANQLRQL, encoded by the coding sequence TTGACCAAACGTAAACCATCTCCAGAACAACTCTTCGTCGCGACGGACGACCCCGCCCAAACTGAGTGGCATGGGGCTTCGTCTCAGGGCGCCCAGTGGAGCGTTTATCAAGGCTCCTCCGAAGAGATCTTGGGCAAATTGCCGGCCGCGAGCGTGCACTGCGTGGTGACTTCTCCTCCCTATTACTGGTTGCGCGACTACGGCGTGGACGGTCAGATCGGTCTAGAAGAAACGGTGGCAGGCTATGTGGACTCTCTGTGCCGCGTTATGGATGGAATTAAGCGCGTGCTAAGACAGGATGGCCTTCTGTTTGTCAACTTGGGGGATACCTATTACTCCGGCAAAGGTAAGTCTCACGGCACGGACAGGAAGAGTGGAAAGCGGCGTTTTGGGCTAAGGGCCGTTGACAAGAGCGGCGGCCTTGGTATCAACCTTCAGCGAAAATCCGCCATCGGGATTCCTTGGCGCGTCGCATTAGAGATGGCAGGCCGTGGCTGGGTCTTACGCAGCCCCATCATTTGGCATCGCGAAAATTGCCTTCCGGAGTCAGTTGCAGATCGGCCAACTAGGAGTTATGAGAATCTTTTCATGTTCGCTCAGAACAGAAAGTACTTCTTTAACAAGCAGCCCCTAATCGATCAAAAAGTCGAAGAAGACATGTGGACCATTGCTGCGCGCCCTCGTGGCAATGGCCTCGACACCGCCCCTTTTCCAGATGACCTCGTCAGGCGCTGCCTTGAAATTGGCTGTCCCGAAGGCGGGGTCGTATTGGATCCGTTTCTTGGAAGCGGAACTACGGCGCGGGTCGCCGTTGCAATGGGAAGGCCAGCCATCGGAATTGATCTGAACCGGGAATTTTGCGTTTATTCTGCGAATCAATTGCGCCAATTGTAA